The window GGCAGGAATAAAATAAGGACTCACTTTTCCCCTCGCTGAATTGTGAAATTCAACAGAAGTTTTTTCAATAGTACTAAGGCCTCCTATGCCAGAACCAATTATTACTCCTGTCCTATCCTTGTCATAATCTGTTTGCGGTAGAATATTGGAATCCTCCACAGCTTCTATTGCAGCTGCTATTCCAAAATGAATAAACCTATCCATTTTCCTTACATCGCCTGGATTGATATAATCCTCAGCATTAAACTCAGGAATTTCTGAAGCAATTTTACAGGGTAGTTTTTCAGTATCAAAAGTCGTAATCTTTTTTACCCCGCTCTCCCCTGCTAGAATTCTAGACCAGCTCTTAGGAACACTCATAGCTAAGGAAGTTATCATTCCAACGCCAGTTATCACTACTCTTTTAGTAGACATATTAATATCGTTTATTTTTTTTCAAATCACATTTACATCCATAAGCAAGATATTCCTAAATATATAATCTAAAATATCTTGCGATTATTTAAACGAAAACTGCGACTAGTTCATAACGTTTTTAAACTTTAATACAAAGCTTATAAAAAAGCTTTAATCTTTAGGCATTTATATGTGTTTCAACATACTTTACCGCATCTGCTACGGTGGTAATTTTACTTGCCTTATCGTCTGGTATATCGCATTCAAAAGCAGCTTCTATTGCCATCATTAGCTCAACTAAATCCAAGCTATCTGCTCCGAGATCGTCAACAAACTTTGAATCTGGAGAAATAGTGCTTTCATCTATCCTAAGAGTCTCAGCAACAGTTTTAATTATCTTCTGTTCGATATTATCACTCATAAACAAACCTCATTATCGTTTTCATAATTTGTTATTCTGCGTTAAGGCAAAATCCTAGTTTCAATCTTTTAGCACAAAAAAAATCTTTTTGCTAGAATAAAAATAAATTTATGCTGGTCAATTATTAGTTGTTTTAAAATTCTCCAAAGATATTAAATCATTCTAGATTCTTACGATTCTTCTATATTTAAACCATAAGCATACCACCATTAACATGAATAGTTTGACCAGTAATATAGGAAGATTCCGGACTCGCTAAGAAAGCAACAACATTGGCAACATCATCAGGAGTTCCAAGAACCTTTGCTGGTATTTTTTGGGTAATTATCTCTTTCTGAGCGTCAGTTAAAGCGTCCGTCATATTTGAGGTAATAAAACCAGGGGCAACAGCATTAACAGTAATACCTCTACTTGCAACTTCATAAGCCAGAGATTTTGTCATACCTATTAATCCGGCTTTAGATGCACAATAATTGGCCTGACCTGGATTACCCGCAACACCGACAACAGAAGAAATGTTTATGATTCTACCATATCTACTTCTCATCATTTTTTTTATTGCTTCTCGATTTAAAACAAAATTAGTTTTTAAGTTAACATCAATTACCGCTCCGAAATCTTCTTCTGTCATTCTTATCGCCAAATTGTCACGATTTATACCGGCATTACAAACCAGAATGTCAAGTTTGTCTATATCAGTTATTAGCTGTTCTGCTGCCTTAACATCTGATAAATCACAAATCTTTATAGCATAATTATTTTCTAGTTCCTTACCTAGTTCTACTAGTTTCCCCTCGTTACTGCCGCTGATAAACACATAAGCACCAAGACCGTGTAATTTTTTTGTTATTGCTCTACCAATACTACCGCTAGCTCCGGTAATAAAAGCTGTCTTTCCATTTAAATTTGTCATCATCTCACCTAATTAATATTCCTGATTATTCGTCATTACCATTTACCATATCCTCTGCCAAAACAAAATTTGCCGGAGAACTAAGTAATTGAGTTTTTATTTTTTCTGATAACTCCTCAGCAACTGCTGGATTGTCTTTCATATATTGTTTAGCATTTTCCCTCCCCTGCCCTATTCTTACATCACCGTAAGAAAACCAAGAGCCTGATTTTTCAATAAAATCGTATTTTACTCCAATATCAATAATTTCTCCTTCTCTTGAAATACCAGATCCGTACATAATGTCAAAGTCTATAGTTCTAAACGGTGGTGCTACCTTATTCTTAACCACTTTCACTCTTGTTTGGTTACCGACAACTTCTTCTTTATCCTTAATTGACCCAATACGTCTAATATCCATTCTAATCGAAGCATAAAACTTAAGAGCATTACCTCCAGTGGTAGTTTCAGGACTACCAAACATTACACCTATTTTCATCCTGATTTGATTGATAAAAATCACTACACAATTCGTTCTGGATATAGAAGCTGTTAATTTCCTCAGAGCTTGGCTCATGAGCCTTGCTTGCAGACCCATATGGGAATCCCCCATTTCACCGTCAATTTCCGCTTTCGGAACAAGTGCTGCTACACTATCTATAACTACCAAATCAACAGCACCGGAACGAACCAAAGTATCAGTAATTTCTAAAGCCTGCTCACCAGTATCTGGCTGAGAAATAATTAATTCATCGGTATTTACCCCCACTTTTTTGGCATAAACTGGATCAAGAGCATGTTCAGCGTCAATAAATGCACAAGTTCCGCCTTTTTTTTGGGCTTCTGCGATTATATGCAGCGTTAAAGTAGTTTTTCCTGAGCTTTCAGGACCAAAAATCTCTATAATCCTTCCCTTCGGTATACCGCCAATACCTAGCGCTACATCCAGTCCTAAAGACCCTGTTGGGATAGCTTCAATATTCATTTCCTGGCGTTGGCCTAATTTCATTACCGAACCTTTGCCATAATTTTTTTCTATTTGGCTAAGCGCAGCTGCAAGTGCTCTTTCTTTATCCATAACGATCTCAATTTAAGTATTACTTTTAAACTTATATGATGATAGATAAATAAAATCCAGTAAAATCTTGAAAAACGTACAAGTTGATTTATTGTATTAATAGTGCAAGTTGTAAAGACAAACTGTAAGGTTTTTTAAAAATAATTTCTTTAAAAAACTAAAAATAAACTGATACTTGTTAAAAAAGAAGTGATGACCCCCCTCTGTTAATACTCTTACTTGGGAAAGATCGGATGTTTTCAGGGAATCACCACTAATAACCCTTACATTGACATATGCCAATGTAGTTCAAGAAGAAAGGTAACACCCTTCTTAACCTTAGGGTAGATACAAACCAGCTATTTGTACCTATGGTTGATTATAATAACTCAAAAACAGCTTGTCCACAAAAATTTTCATAATTTATAAAAATTCTTCCTAATCGTCTAAATAAGCTAGCGGAGATGATTTAAAATAGATGATAAAATAATTGGCTTACTCTAACGAAGTATAATCGATATTGATTAAGTAACTTCTTACACTATAATCAAATAAAAATAGATTCAGAATTCTAAGCAGCGATGATCCAGCCTCACGATAAATTCATCCACTTTCGTACACAAAGTTCTTATTCAATGCTCGAAAGTACAATAAAAGTTAAAGATCTTGTAGCTCTTACAAAGAAACACGGGATGAGTGCTGTTTGTTTATCGGATCGAGGTAATTTATTTGCGTCATTAGAGTTTTCCCTAGAAGCAAGTAAATCTGGTATACAACCTATATGCGGTGTCATTTTAAACATTTCTTTTAATAATAGAATCTCTCAGCAAGACTTTGCTGAGATCCTTGTAATCGCAAAGGATCAGATAGGTTATAAGAATTTGCTAAGATTAGTAAGCTATAGTTTTATTAAAAACGATCGCAAAATTTGTAACCATATAAGCCTTAATGACTTAAAAAAATATAATGAAGGTCTGATAGTTTTATCATCTTATACTAAAGGTATAGTCGGAAAGTTATTGTTAGACGGAAATTATGATACAGCCACCGAAGAAGCTAGAAAATTAGTTTCGATTTTCGGTAATAGATTCTATTTCGAGATAATGCGGCATAATTTAGCTGATAAAAAACAAATAGAAGCGCCCTACCTTAAAATAGCAAATGAGCTTTCAATTCCTTTAATCGCAACAAATCAGGTCTTATTCAGCGATATAAAAATGCACGAGGCACATGATACGTTATTATGTATTTCTCAAGGAGTTGTAAAAGATGAACAAAACAGGAAAAGAGTAAGTAATCAGTGTTATTTCAAAAGCGCTGAGGAAATGATCGATCTATTTTCTGATTTACCAGAGGCAATCGAAAATAGCATAAATTTAGCTCAAAGAATTTATGTAATGGCAGAAGCTAAGAATCCGGCTTTGCCAAATTTTACTGACGGTAGTATTTCTGAGGAAGATCTTATTAGGCAAGAATCAAAAAAAGGGCTGCAGCAAAAACTAGACGTTAAGTTTGCTTTAGACAATATTTCCAAAGAGCAAGAAGCTATAATTCGCAGCGAATATTTTACCCGACTTGAATATGAGCTGGATATTATTTGTAAAATGAACTTCCAAGGATATTTTTTGATAGTTTCCGATTTTATCAGGTGGAGTAAGGAAAATGAGATTGCAGTAGGTCCCGGTCGGGGATCTGGAGCTGGTTCTATTGTAGCATGGTGTTTACAGATTACCGATCTTGACCCTATAAAATTCGGTTTGCTTTTTGAGCGTTTTTTAAATCCTGAGCGAGTTTCAATGCCTGATTTTGATATAGATTTCTGCCAGGAGCGACGGGAAGAAGTAATATCTTATGTTAGGAATAAATATGGGAAAGGAAGAGTAGGACAGATCATTACATTCGGTAAGTTGCAAGCAAAAGCCGTAATCAAGGATGTTTCGCGCGTTTTAGGACTTAGTTATAATGCTGCAGATTATTTAACCGAACTTGTGCCTTTTAATGCTGTAAATCCTGTTACCTTAAGACAAGCTATCGATGAAGTTCCAGAACTTGGGGAAGCAGCAGCAGGTCGGGGTCTGTATAATCTAAACGGGGATAACGAGCTAATCAAACAGGTTCTAGATACCGCTCTTGTTCTAGAAGGTCTGCATCGACATTCTTCAACTCATGCCGCCGGTATCGTGATTGCGAATGAAGATATGATAAAGAACGTACCATTGTATAAAGATAACAATTCTGACATGTTAATAGTGCAATATTCCATGAAATATTGTGAATTAGCCGGTCTTATTAAATTTGACTTTTTGGGCCTACAGACACTTACTGTCATTACAAAATGCCTTGAGTTGCTTAAACAACAAGGAATTAATATTGAACTAGAAAAAATCCCATTAGATGATAAAAAAACTTTTGATATGCTTTCAAAAGGGATAGGAAGTGGTGTCTTCCAGTTTGAAAGTATCGGCATGAAAAATACTCTTAGAAAACTTCAGCCAGATAACATCGATGATATTATTGCCCTTGGCGCTCTTTACCGTCCAGGCCCTATGGATAATATTCCGGCATTTATAGCCTGTAAATACGGTAAACAAGAGGCTGATTATTTGCATCCATTACTTATGCCGATTCTGAAATCCACTTATGGAGTTATTATTTATCAGGAACAGGTATTGGAAATAGCTCGTAAATTATCTGGATACAGCCTTGGTTCTGCTGATTTGCTAAGACGTGCTATGGGTAAGAAAGTAAAAAGCGAAATGGATGCGCAAGAAGAGATTTTTGTCAGTGGGGCAATAAAAAATAACATTCCTGCTGATCAAGCGAGATCAATATTCGAAAAAGTAGCAAAATTTGCAGGTTACGGATTTAACAAAGCGCACGCTTCGGCTTACGGCGTTATTTCCTATCAAACAGCTTTTTTAAAGGCCAATTTCCCTGCCGAATTTTTGGTAGCGGCAATGAATCTGGATATTGATAACAGCGATAAAATCAATATCTTTCTACAAGAGGCAAAAATTTTCGGTATTAAAATTATTGTCCCCTCAATTAATGAATCTAATGGCTATTTTAGAATTAGAAAAAATGAAGATGCTTCTAAATCAATTATATTTTCTTTCGGAGCTATTAAAAGCGTTACTGCTAATTTTGGCCACGAAATGGAAAAGATAAGAGAAAAAGGCGGAAAATTTAAAAGTATAATTGATTTTATTGAAAGAACTCCTCCCAAGCTAATTAATCGTAAATTACTGGAAAATATTATTAAAGCTGGATGTTTTGATTCTCTTCATTCCAATAGGCATACTCTGCTTATGAGTGTACAAAAATTAATGGCATATAGCCTTTCGTACCATACTGAAAAAAAATCCAGTCAATTTAGTTTAATACAAGTTAATCAAGTAAGCGAAGATATTTTAATTAATAATACAGAGGAGCTTACCGAAGAAGAACTAGCTTACCATGAATTTGAAGTAATGGGACTTTTCTTGGATAAACACCCATTATCAAGACATACTTCAATATTTGAAACATGCGGAATAAAAAATTCAGTTTATATCAAAAACGACCTAAAAGAAGGCTCTTACCTAGTAAAACTTGCCGGAGTTATAATTAAAAAGGACTCTAGGATGTCCCAACGTGGGCGATTTGTAACTATAATGCTCTCTGACCCTCAAGGTATAATAGAAGTTACCATATATAACGAAGAAATTATGCGAGATTACGCGCACTTAATGAATTTACGAGAATCCGTAATAGTTACGTGTGATGTGTTTATTGATAAAGGAGGAGCAAAAATTACTGCTAGAAGCTTCTCCTCCATAGAAGATATTATGAAAAATATAACATATGATCTCAAATTATATCCTAAAAATAGGAGCGAACTGACAAAATTGATAAATATTTTAAGTAAAAAAAGCAATTCCGAAAAAGCAAGCAGCCTAATATCAATTTTTTATCCTACCGAAAATGGCTTTTTGGCAAAAATTTCCTTACCCCAAAAGCTCTATCTTGATAGCAACGATATCTCACAATTAGACCCCTTCAAATTTTAGTATTTATACAGCTATAAGTTATTTTAGGAGTAATAAGTTAAATCAAAGATTTAACTTGACCTTTAAAAGTATTTTTATAATAATCCCCCAGAAGTTATACAACTTAAAGTTAAGATTTTTGATGTTTTTAGCATTTAAGATTAAAATAACAGCATACCGGAGAATTTTATGAAACGTGCTTTTTTGCAATTGTTCGAACACAAATCAAGAAATAAGAAACCAGAAGTTACAATAAATCAGGATACTGTCAAAGCTTTAGAGAAAATGATTAGTATTTTGTCTAAGTCACATGATCCTAAATTAACAGGACAAAAGGAAAAAATTACGTTGGCAAAGGAAAAGGCAGAAAAAATAATATCAAGAAAACAACAAAAGAAAAAAGATATAGAACATCTTATTGGCAAAATAAGTCAAAAAAAAATTTTAATCAAAGACTTTAGTAATATTGAAGATTTGAATAACAAAAACACAAAAGAAAGATATAAAAACCTAAAAAATGAAATATCTTCCTTAGAAATAGAACTCCACAAATTAACAACCCCAGAACCATTAAACCCAGTTGAAATGGTTGATGTATTGGGTTCTTTACCGGAGTATTCAACATTAGAGATAGAACCAGATTGGCTTAACGTAATCGATAGCTTATCGGTAAAAATGCCTACAACAAACTTAATTTACATTTCAGATAATTTTGTAGATAAAATTTTTATAAACTACATAAAAAAGGAAATAGTTTTACGAAAAAGTTTCTTAAAAGAATCAACACAAAATTTATCAATAGTTACAAAGCTACCCGATAAAGCAGGTGATCTGGATAACATTTTAGGTGTAGTAAAAAACTTACAGGAAAATTCCAAAAGTGTTTTTACTTGGGATCAAGAATTGTACAGAAGTCAAATAGATGCACTTGCAGAACCTTTGCAATTACTACTTAAAATAAGAGGAAAACTTAAGATTTGGTTAGACGTTGATAAATTTGTACGACAGCACAAAATCACAGACGGATCTCTCGTAAAGATGATTAAGAAAGCAAAATTGCCTGCTGATGGCAGTGGTATATTCGGCTTCCTGGGAGGGCAAGAAGTAAATGATTTAGCTAAATTATTAGATAAGGTAGAACCTTTAACCAAAAATTATTGGTTATTTTATAACACCTTTGTTAACAAAGGTGATAAGGATTTTTTACTTTCGCAGTTAAAAGTATACAAAGAAAGTCTAGTTCAACAAATAAAAGTTGGTTTCGGACGTTTTATAAAAGACACGAACTTGGATAAACAGGCATTATCCAGTGACGGCAGCAATACAATAATAAAAATTGGAAAAAAGTCTTTTCAAAACTCACAACCAAAAAACTTAAGTGAAATTATTGGCTTATTTTTTGATAAACAAGTAAGCTTAAATTGTATTAGACTATTTTGGTGATAATACTGCTTTCAGATTAAACAACCATTACCAAAAACAACTAGACTGTACGAATTTAGCGATAAAAATTTTATCTACCCGCACTTATAAAGATATACCTGTAGAGGAATCTGAAACAGTTAGTTTTTATCCTAACTGGCTAAAAGCTGACTTCTTTAGCCATGCTATTAATTTTTTAAATAATTATTTCCAACATGAAACAGATTCTCTCGGTAAAAACAAGATAATAAATATCATTCTAGGATATGTTATAGAGGAGACTATGACGGATACCGAGTTATTATATTTAAGCGATTTAGCACACTATAACTTAGAAAAAAAGCTATTATTTTTACAATCAACAAAAAAGATTCTTAATTTTTGTGAGAGGCGCTTTAATGATGATCAGGTAGGAATTTTAAAAAAAAATTTACAATTTTTAGAACCAATTGAAATTGAGACTCATTGCAGTGAGTTTTTAAAAATTATAGACATAAAAAACATCCCCCTAACGATTATTCTAGAAACAATAGACTTAATTATGGATACAGTTAAATTTTTCAGGTTCGAGAAGATACAAGAACTCAACAACTCTGATAAATCGGTAAAGAAAGAAATTAAAAAAATAGAAAGGCATCTCAGTGAACAAATCGGGCCAAAGATTAAATCTCTTGTAACAACTGCTTTCGATAGGGAAAATGAGTTATTAGATAACTTTAGCTATCTAATTGAC of the Candidatus Megaera polyxenophila genome contains:
- a CDS encoding acyl carrier protein; the protein is MSDNIEQKIIKTVAETLRIDESTISPDSKFVDDLGADSLDLVELMMAIEAAFECDIPDDKASKITTVADAVKYVETHINA
- a CDS encoding 3-oxoacyl-ACP reductase — protein: MTNLNGKTAFITGASGSIGRAITKKLHGLGAYVFISGSNEGKLVELGKELENNYAIKICDLSDVKAAEQLITDIDKLDILVCNAGINRDNLAIRMTEEDFGAVIDVNLKTNFVLNREAIKKMMRSRYGRIINISSVVGVAGNPGQANYCASKAGLIGMTKSLAYEVASRGITVNAVAPGFITSNMTDALTDAQKEIITQKIPAKVLGTPDDVANVVAFLASPESSYITGQTIHVNGGMLMV
- a CDS encoding recombinase RecA; translated protein: MDKERALAAALSQIEKNYGKGSVMKLGQRQEMNIEAIPTGSLGLDVALGIGGIPKGRIIEIFGPESSGKTTLTLHIIAEAQKKGGTCAFIDAEHALDPVYAKKVGVNTDELIISQPDTGEQALEITDTLVRSGAVDLVVIDSVAALVPKAEIDGEMGDSHMGLQARLMSQALRKLTASISRTNCVVIFINQIRMKIGVMFGSPETTTGGNALKFYASIRMDIRRIGSIKDKEEVVGNQTRVKVVKNKVAPPFRTIDFDIMYGSGISREGEIIDIGVKYDFIEKSGSWFSYGDVRIGQGRENAKQYMKDNPAVAEELSEKIKTQLLSSPANFVLAEDMVNGNDE
- a CDS encoding DNA polymerase III subunit alpha — encoded protein: MIQPHDKFIHFRTQSSYSMLESTIKVKDLVALTKKHGMSAVCLSDRGNLFASLEFSLEASKSGIQPICGVILNISFNNRISQQDFAEILVIAKDQIGYKNLLRLVSYSFIKNDRKICNHISLNDLKKYNEGLIVLSSYTKGIVGKLLLDGNYDTATEEARKLVSIFGNRFYFEIMRHNLADKKQIEAPYLKIANELSIPLIATNQVLFSDIKMHEAHDTLLCISQGVVKDEQNRKRVSNQCYFKSAEEMIDLFSDLPEAIENSINLAQRIYVMAEAKNPALPNFTDGSISEEDLIRQESKKGLQQKLDVKFALDNISKEQEAIIRSEYFTRLEYELDIICKMNFQGYFLIVSDFIRWSKENEIAVGPGRGSGAGSIVAWCLQITDLDPIKFGLLFERFLNPERVSMPDFDIDFCQERREEVISYVRNKYGKGRVGQIITFGKLQAKAVIKDVSRVLGLSYNAADYLTELVPFNAVNPVTLRQAIDEVPELGEAAAGRGLYNLNGDNELIKQVLDTALVLEGLHRHSSTHAAGIVIANEDMIKNVPLYKDNNSDMLIVQYSMKYCELAGLIKFDFLGLQTLTVITKCLELLKQQGINIELEKIPLDDKKTFDMLSKGIGSGVFQFESIGMKNTLRKLQPDNIDDIIALGALYRPGPMDNIPAFIACKYGKQEADYLHPLLMPILKSTYGVIIYQEQVLEIARKLSGYSLGSADLLRRAMGKKVKSEMDAQEEIFVSGAIKNNIPADQARSIFEKVAKFAGYGFNKAHASAYGVISYQTAFLKANFPAEFLVAAMNLDIDNSDKINIFLQEAKIFGIKIIVPSINESNGYFRIRKNEDASKSIIFSFGAIKSVTANFGHEMEKIREKGGKFKSIIDFIERTPPKLINRKLLENIIKAGCFDSLHSNRHTLLMSVQKLMAYSLSYHTEKKSSQFSLIQVNQVSEDILINNTEELTEEELAYHEFEVMGLFLDKHPLSRHTSIFETCGIKNSVYIKNDLKEGSYLVKLAGVIIKKDSRMSQRGRFVTIMLSDPQGIIEVTIYNEEIMRDYAHLMNLRESVIVTCDVFIDKGGAKITARSFSSIEDIMKNITYDLKLYPKNRSELTKLINILSKKSNSEKASSLISIFYPTENGFLAKISLPQKLYLDSNDISQLDPFKF